CGCATATATCTTGATACCTCCGTTATGTATTTCTTGAATCAAACGAGGGTCTGCGCTATCGGCAATAACCTTCAATCCCCACGGTCGAAGCGTTTTGATAATATCAGAAGAAAGCAATCCAGTACGGTAATCCACTTCATCCAAGTAAAGGGCGTTATCAACGATACCACAACGAATGGAAGCGGACGGGTCATGTGTATAACCGAAGTCTTGCCCGAAAGCCACCTTCTTTGCCCAAACCGGGAACTCATCAACAATGCCCCACTTCTTGAACACAGCACCTTCCGCAACGTCAGCCCAGCGACCGATAACCACATGAGCATACTTTTCGGGATTGCTCACCTTCATATCCTCAACCTCTTTCAGGAACTCCGGTGAAAGGTTCTCTAAGTTATCCAGATAGGTAGTATGAATATGAAGTACGTTCGGATGAGTGGAGATTTGAACCTGTACACCGTCAATCTCTACCAACTTGTTAGTTTTCTCAATGTACTTCTTATAGATGAAGTGATTGGAGTCGCACGGATTCATTATGATAATAATCCGGTTCTGAATACCTTTTTTACGAATGGAGAGCATTATCTTGTCGAACTCTTCTTCATTGGTCCACTCTTCCGCTTCATCGCAGACAAAAGTAGTGATACCTTGAATAGACTTCAATTTTGCCGTCTGATTTCCAGATGAAGTCTTGATACCACGGAACATGATACGGCTTTTAGTCATCTTGTTGACTATATCCGTCTTGGTGGTCTTGAAA
The DNA window shown above is from Bacteroides faecium and carries:
- a CDS encoding PBSX family phage terminase large subunit; protein product: MIEPQAIYHPLYTDNEKFIILITGGRGSGKSFNASTFIERLTFEMTEAEKIVHQILYTRYTMVSAGMSIIPEMMEKIELDGTTKYFKTTKTDIVNKMTKSRIMFRGIKTSSGNQTAKLKSIQGITTFVCDEAEEWTNEEEFDKIMLSIRKKGIQNRIIIIMNPCDSNHFIYKKYIEKTNKLVEIDGVQVQISTHPNVLHIHTTYLDNLENLSPEFLKEVEDMKVSNPEKYAHVVIGRWADVAEGAVFKKWGIVDEFPVWAKKVAFGQDFGYTHDPSASIRCGIVDNALYLDEVDYRTGLLSSDIIKTLRPWGLKVIADSADPRLIQEIHNGGIKIYAVEKGAGSISAGIDKMQGMEIYITKHSYNLQSEFRKYVWAKDKDGKYINDPEDHDNHGIDAARYYVLGELLGKIQKPKDLTGIFTH